Proteins encoded together in one Pseudoalteromonas xiamenensis window:
- a CDS encoding gamma carbonic anhydrase family protein — translation MLRKYKETYPKVAKSAYVDESAVLVGDIEIEEESSIWPLVAARGDVNYIRIGKRSNVQDGSVLHLSRPSKQHPDGFPLIIGDDVTVGHKVMLHGCTLGNRILVGMGAIVMDGVIVEDDVIIGAGSLVPPNKRLASGYLYVGSPAKQARPLTDDERAFLSVSAQNYVELKNDYL, via the coding sequence ATGCTAAGAAAATACAAAGAAACGTATCCTAAAGTCGCAAAATCCGCTTATGTCGACGAGTCTGCCGTATTAGTCGGTGACATTGAAATAGAGGAAGAAAGCAGTATTTGGCCACTCGTTGCCGCACGAGGAGATGTGAACTATATCCGTATAGGTAAGCGCTCGAACGTTCAGGATGGTTCGGTTCTGCATCTATCACGCCCAAGTAAACAGCATCCTGACGGCTTCCCACTTATTATTGGTGATGATGTTACTGTCGGCCACAAAGTCATGCTGCATGGATGCACCTTAGGTAACCGCATTTTAGTGGGAATGGGGGCTATTGTTATGGATGGTGTTATTGTAGAGGATGACGTTATTATTGGCGCAGGCTCTCTCGTCCCACCCAATAAACGCCTCGCTTCAGGTTATTTATATGTAGGGAGTCCGGCTAAACAAGCACGTCCTCTAACAGACGATGAACGCGCTTTTTTAAGTGTCTCGGCACAGAACTACGTAGAACTTAAAAACGACTATTTATAA
- the yrfG gene encoding GMP/IMP nucleotidase — translation MLNWSEIDTVLLDMDGTLLDLHYDNYFWLHVVPEEYAKKNRLSIEHAKLVIEQKYQDVMGQLSWYCLDYWQKELDLPIMALKREIQHLISLREDTIPFLQFLKQSGKHIVLLTNAHPDSLSLKIERTQFDVYMDRLISTHEYGFSKEQQALWHAVQKDLGFNSRRTLFVDDSLSVLRSAKQYGIAHLLAIANPDSKKPHNQISDFLAITDYHQVMPT, via the coding sequence ATGCTAAATTGGTCCGAAATCGACACTGTTCTGCTTGATATGGACGGCACACTGCTCGATTTACATTATGATAATTACTTTTGGTTACATGTCGTCCCAGAAGAATACGCAAAAAAGAATCGACTTTCGATTGAGCATGCCAAACTTGTTATCGAACAAAAATACCAAGATGTCATGGGGCAACTCTCTTGGTACTGTTTAGATTATTGGCAAAAGGAACTCGACTTACCCATTATGGCGCTCAAAAGGGAGATCCAGCACCTCATTTCGTTAAGAGAAGACACCATTCCATTCCTGCAGTTTCTCAAGCAAAGTGGGAAGCACATCGTGTTGCTCACTAATGCTCACCCAGATAGTTTGAGCTTGAAAATAGAACGAACGCAGTTTGATGTGTATATGGATAGACTTATTTCCACCCATGAGTACGGTTTTAGCAAAGAGCAACAAGCGTTGTGGCATGCCGTACAAAAAGACTTAGGGTTTAACAGCCGTAGAACCTTGTTTGTTGATGACAGCTTAAGTGTATTGCGAAGCGCGAAGCAATATGGCATCGCACACTTACTCGCGATTGCCAATCCAGATAGTAAAAAACCGCATAATCAAATTTCAGATTTTTTAGCAATTACGGATTACCATCAAGTAATGCCAACGTGA
- the def gene encoding peptide deformylase, translated as MARLEVLRFPDERLRTVAAPVAEVNDEIRQIVKDMLETMYDENGVGLAATQVNIHQRIVVIDVSEERDEPLVLINPQIVEKAGCTISEEGCLSVPSSYAKVDRAETVTVNALNENGEPYSFEADGLLAVCVQHELDHLIGKLFIDYLSPLKRQRIRKKLEKDAKLAAKA; from the coding sequence ATGGCAAGGTTAGAAGTACTGAGGTTTCCCGATGAGCGCTTACGCACAGTGGCAGCACCTGTTGCGGAAGTAAATGATGAAATCCGCCAAATCGTCAAAGACATGCTCGAAACGATGTACGATGAAAATGGTGTCGGCTTGGCCGCGACGCAAGTCAATATTCATCAGCGTATCGTGGTTATTGACGTATCGGAAGAACGTGATGAACCTCTTGTACTAATCAATCCTCAAATTGTTGAAAAAGCAGGCTGCACTATTAGCGAAGAAGGCTGTTTGTCCGTTCCATCGTCTTACGCAAAGGTAGACCGTGCAGAAACGGTTACCGTGAATGCATTAAATGAAAACGGTGAACCCTATTCATTTGAAGCCGATGGTTTGTTAGCGGTGTGTGTTCAGCACGAATTAGACCACCTAATTGGTAAACTCTTTATCGATTACCTGTCGCCACTTAAGCGTCAGCGTATTCGTAAAAAGCTAGAAAAAGACGCCAAGTTGGCTGCTAAAGCTTAA
- a CDS encoding DUF494 family protein has translation MFDILMYLFENYIHNESEVYVEQNELTKELERAGFNHDEIYKALNWLEQLADLQHSDEIPYLNARADHSIRIYSQEECEVLDLECRSFLMFVERIGVIDSTTREMVIDRIFALEKSIITLEDLKWVILMVLFNVPGKEKAFAQMEDLIFEEPNGLLH, from the coding sequence ATGTTTGATATTTTAATGTATTTGTTTGAAAACTATATTCACAACGAATCTGAAGTGTACGTTGAGCAAAATGAATTAACGAAAGAGCTCGAACGTGCTGGATTTAACCACGACGAAATTTACAAAGCGCTAAATTGGTTAGAACAGTTAGCGGATCTACAACACAGTGACGAAATCCCCTACTTAAACGCAAGAGCCGACCATTCGATTCGCATATACAGCCAAGAAGAGTGCGAAGTGCTTGATCTGGAATGTCGAAGTTTTTTAATGTTTGTTGAACGTATAGGCGTAATTGACAGCACAACACGGGAAATGGTTATCGACCGTATTTTTGCGCTAGAAAAATCCATCATTACGCTTGAAGATTTAAAGTGGGTTATCTTGATGGTGCTCTTTAATGTACCTGGAAAGGAAAAAGCCTTTGCGCAAATGGAGGATTTGATTTTCGAAGAGCCCAACGGCCTACTTCATTAA
- a CDS encoding DUF1488 domain-containing protein codes for MNQAILFNDNATYCSDKQCITFTAMQQGMRIECQIATTFDSSEDAIAHFEQWRFDYEEQAEELIEAEAFSAQGIITLKAYK; via the coding sequence ATGAATCAAGCCATTTTATTCAATGACAATGCAACGTATTGCTCAGATAAACAATGCATTACTTTCACGGCCATGCAGCAAGGGATGCGAATTGAATGTCAGATAGCCACAACATTTGACTCGTCAGAGGATGCCATTGCCCACTTTGAGCAGTGGCGTTTCGACTATGAAGAGCAAGCTGAAGAGCTGATAGAAGCCGAAGCATTTTCAGCTCAGGGCATTATTACGTTGAAAGCTTATAAATAG
- a CDS encoding L-threonylcarbamoyladenylate synthase — MTTEQLLSDVVLKLNQGAVICYPTEAVFGLGCDPDNQAAVAQLLALKSRTQGKGLILVADNYGQCLPYVDDAAIPMDKRAAIFSAWPGPITWILPASKHAPSWLTGGRSSIAIRVSAHPTVKTLCQQFGKPLVSTSANVSGQPAARTSEEAQRYFSDQVAIYLDGNVNHDATPSQIIDALSGAILRN; from the coding sequence ATGACCACCGAGCAACTTCTATCTGATGTGGTATTAAAACTGAATCAAGGTGCTGTCATTTGCTATCCAACTGAAGCCGTATTTGGTTTGGGTTGTGATCCTGACAATCAGGCAGCTGTCGCACAGCTGTTGGCGTTAAAATCTCGCACACAGGGTAAAGGGCTCATTCTTGTTGCTGACAATTATGGGCAATGCCTACCTTACGTCGACGATGCAGCAATTCCGATGGACAAACGAGCGGCCATTTTTTCAGCGTGGCCAGGTCCAATAACATGGATACTTCCGGCCAGCAAACACGCCCCAAGTTGGCTTACAGGAGGGCGTTCGTCAATTGCTATTCGTGTGAGCGCTCATCCAACAGTCAAAACATTATGCCAACAATTTGGAAAACCGCTTGTTTCGACCAGCGCTAACGTAAGTGGCCAACCAGCGGCGCGCACTTCAGAAGAGGCACAACGTTATTTTTCGGATCAGGTAGCGATTTATCTTGATGGCAACGTTAACCATGACGCCACTCCAAGCCAAATTATTGATGCGCTAAGCGGCGCAATCCTTAGGAACTAA
- the nudE gene encoding ADP compounds hydrolase NudE, whose amino-acid sequence MTQKKHPTPPTIIESEITARSKLFTVEALSLEFSNGEKREYERIKGSGRGAVMIVPLSAENELLLVREYCAGTHDYQLGFPKGLIDPGETPEQAANRELKEEVGFGAEFFAELKEVSMAPSYFNARMHILFAKHLYPEQLEGDEPEPLIVVKWPLSDWQSLLSQPDFTEARSVAALLLLQQYLEGE is encoded by the coding sequence ATGACACAGAAAAAGCATCCGACACCGCCAACGATTATTGAATCTGAAATTACTGCTCGCAGTAAGCTGTTTACTGTCGAAGCCTTGTCGTTGGAATTTTCAAATGGCGAGAAGCGCGAGTATGAGCGTATCAAAGGCAGTGGTCGAGGAGCGGTCATGATTGTGCCTCTAAGTGCCGAAAATGAGCTACTCTTAGTCAGAGAGTACTGTGCTGGCACACATGACTATCAGCTCGGTTTCCCAAAAGGCTTAATTGACCCTGGCGAAACACCCGAGCAAGCAGCGAACCGTGAACTGAAAGAAGAAGTGGGTTTTGGTGCGGAGTTTTTTGCTGAGCTTAAAGAAGTCTCTATGGCACCGAGTTATTTTAATGCTCGCATGCATATATTGTTTGCAAAACACCTCTACCCAGAACAACTCGAAGGCGACGAACCTGAGCCGTTAATTGTTGTAAAATGGCCATTGAGCGATTGGCAATCGTTACTTTCTCAACCCGACTTCACCGAAGCACGAAGTGTTGCTGCACTACTCTTACTTCAGCAGTATTTAGAAGGGGAATAA
- a CDS encoding group II truncated hemoglobin, with translation MKQLIKRIFQKDASDKNSNTASTPDTPSPDRTPYEIMGGEPAVRALANRFYDLMETEAFAKPLYDMHPLPLDRIRQVFFEFLSGWLGGPDLFAEQYGHPRLRMRHMPFPIDKALRDQWMHCMNKALDIEIDNPLLREGLRNSLSQLASHMINQE, from the coding sequence ATGAAGCAGTTAATTAAACGCATCTTTCAAAAAGATGCAAGCGACAAAAACTCAAACACCGCCAGCACACCTGATACTCCATCTCCAGATAGAACGCCCTACGAGATAATGGGCGGAGAACCTGCGGTGCGAGCCCTTGCAAATCGTTTCTATGATTTAATGGAAACGGAAGCCTTTGCAAAACCACTTTATGATATGCACCCTCTTCCATTAGACCGTATTCGCCAAGTCTTCTTTGAATTTTTATCCGGTTGGCTCGGTGGACCCGACCTGTTCGCAGAGCAATATGGACACCCTAGATTACGTATGCGCCATATGCCATTTCCCATCGATAAAGCCTTGCGAGATCAATGGATGCACTGTATGAATAAAGCATTGGATATCGAAATTGATAATCCTTTATTACGAGAAGGACTACGTAACAGCTTGTCCCAATTAGCAAGCCACATGATAAACCAAGAATAA
- a CDS encoding DNA topoisomerase family protein — MSKIDHSLFNADSHALEKEYEVCPECGSELRIKHGKNGAFLGCANYPACSYLRPLHHHDGHVIKTLDSLCPECQHPLVIRNGRYGMFIGCSGFPSCHYIAPDREEENIEALPSCPKCHKGHLVKRQNKFGKHFYSCDKFPSCKYSVNDKPVDGTCSQCGFGLLVEKKRAGKIVLQCPQKTCQHKQE; from the coding sequence ATGAGCAAAATAGATCACTCGTTGTTTAATGCTGATAGCCATGCTTTAGAAAAAGAGTATGAAGTTTGTCCTGAATGTGGTTCAGAGCTGCGGATTAAACATGGCAAAAATGGCGCATTTTTGGGTTGTGCAAATTACCCAGCTTGCAGTTATTTACGTCCTTTGCATCATCATGACGGTCACGTTATTAAAACACTTGATAGTCTTTGTCCTGAATGCCAACACCCTTTGGTAATACGAAACGGTCGCTACGGTATGTTCATAGGCTGTTCGGGTTTTCCTTCTTGTCATTACATTGCACCAGATAGAGAAGAAGAAAATATTGAAGCTTTGCCTTCGTGCCCCAAATGCCATAAAGGTCATTTAGTTAAACGCCAAAATAAATTTGGTAAGCATTTTTATTCTTGCGACAAATTCCCAAGTTGCAAATACAGCGTCAATGACAAACCTGTCGATGGAACTTGTAGCCAATGTGGATTTGGGTTGCTGGTGGAAAAAAAACGGGCTGGAAAAATTGTGTTACAATGCCCGCAAAAGACGTGTCAGCACAAACAAGAGTAA
- the hemF gene encoding oxygen-dependent coproporphyrinogen oxidase: MSNTQLEAVKQFLLALQDNICQGLEAADGKAKFVEDAWERTEGGGGRTRVIRDGAVIEQGGVNFSHVYGASMPASATAHRPELAGRSFHACGVSLVIHPKNPHIPTSHANVRFFIAEKEGEAPIWWFGGGFDLTPFYPVLEDVKHWHTVAKSLCEPFGENVYSDYKKWCDDYFYLKHRDETRGVGGLFFDDLNEWGFEKSFAFMRAVGNGYLDAYVPIIEKRKSEPFGEAERQFQLYRRGRYVEFNLVWDRGTLFGLQTGGRTESILMSMPPLARWEYNYTPEPGSKEALLYTDFLKPRAWLD, translated from the coding sequence ATGTCGAACACACAATTGGAAGCTGTTAAACAGTTTTTACTCGCACTTCAAGATAATATTTGCCAAGGACTTGAAGCGGCGGATGGAAAAGCAAAATTTGTCGAAGATGCGTGGGAGCGTACAGAGGGCGGTGGCGGTCGTACGCGAGTTATCCGTGATGGCGCAGTCATTGAACAAGGTGGTGTTAATTTTTCGCACGTCTACGGCGCATCGATGCCTGCATCCGCGACGGCGCATCGACCTGAACTGGCGGGGCGCAGTTTTCACGCTTGTGGCGTGTCTTTAGTGATTCACCCGAAGAATCCTCATATTCCAACAAGTCATGCAAATGTGCGCTTTTTTATTGCCGAGAAAGAGGGCGAAGCACCTATTTGGTGGTTTGGTGGAGGTTTTGATCTGACTCCTTTTTACCCTGTTTTGGAAGATGTAAAACATTGGCATACGGTAGCAAAATCACTGTGTGAGCCGTTTGGTGAGAATGTATACAGCGACTACAAGAAATGGTGTGATGATTATTTCTATTTAAAACATCGAGATGAGACTCGCGGTGTTGGTGGCTTATTCTTTGATGATCTAAACGAATGGGGTTTTGAGAAAAGTTTTGCATTTATGCGAGCTGTTGGAAATGGCTACCTTGACGCGTATGTGCCAATTATTGAAAAACGAAAAAGTGAACCTTTTGGTGAAGCGGAGCGTCAGTTCCAACTTTACCGTCGTGGTCGTTACGTTGAGTTTAATTTGGTTTGGGACAGAGGCACTTTGTTCGGCTTACAAACAGGTGGTCGTACTGAATCGATCCTGATGTCTATGCCACCGCTTGCACGTTGGGAATACAACTATACGCCAGAGCCAGGTTCGAAAGAGGCGTTATTGTATACGGACTTTTTAAAGCCTAGGGCATGGTTAGATTAA
- a CDS encoding LysM peptidoglycan-binding domain-containing protein has protein sequence MRLPLSGLLLATCVAFGVQAEQLQIKPDAPAQYVVKKGDTLWDISNLYLSSPWLWPKLWSWNPQVKNPNLIYPGNVLALVYDANGQPQLQLVKGVVKLSPTVRVIEKNQIAIPTLPLSVIEPYLTHEVALTEADIDMHPIILGSNRNVKINTLDQLLYVKGNVVNNALYGIYRKGDDYKELESQQILATEMRLVATARGIRSGDIANGSPGTVYVEEVKQEIRAGDRLIPLNSFANYSAQFKMSRPSTAMSGQIIATNNQLREFSSMSVVVLNVGKAQQVHEGFMFDIKRQSPTVIEGHSGPRYVEDANSLEKLIKATSEFFGDDNTEGSTVWTMPKEKVGELMVFRVFDKVSYALVTKTSEPLRIGDFVEALPN, from the coding sequence ATGAGACTCCCTCTTTCTGGCTTGTTATTAGCAACTTGTGTTGCATTTGGCGTGCAAGCAGAACAATTGCAAATTAAACCGGATGCACCAGCACAGTATGTGGTTAAAAAGGGAGATACGCTTTGGGATATTTCAAATCTTTATCTATCGAGTCCATGGCTTTGGCCAAAACTATGGTCGTGGAACCCGCAAGTTAAAAATCCAAATCTCATCTACCCTGGTAACGTATTAGCTTTGGTCTATGATGCCAACGGACAACCACAGCTACAGTTGGTTAAGGGCGTTGTGAAACTTTCTCCTACAGTACGTGTTATCGAAAAGAATCAAATCGCCATACCCACACTGCCTTTGAGTGTGATCGAACCGTATTTGACGCATGAAGTGGCGCTTACCGAGGCGGACATCGACATGCACCCAATTATTTTGGGCTCAAATCGCAATGTTAAAATCAACACACTCGACCAACTCCTCTATGTGAAAGGGAATGTAGTAAATAACGCGCTTTATGGTATTTACCGCAAAGGCGATGATTACAAGGAATTGGAAAGTCAGCAAATCTTGGCGACAGAGATGCGTTTAGTGGCAACCGCGCGAGGGATCCGAAGTGGTGATATTGCAAACGGCAGTCCTGGTACCGTTTACGTTGAAGAAGTGAAACAAGAGATTCGTGCAGGGGACAGATTAATTCCCTTAAACTCGTTTGCTAATTACAGTGCGCAATTCAAAATGAGTCGCCCATCTACGGCGATGTCTGGGCAAATTATCGCGACGAACAATCAATTGCGTGAGTTTAGTTCGATGTCCGTTGTCGTGCTTAACGTGGGTAAAGCGCAGCAAGTGCATGAAGGGTTTATGTTTGACATTAAACGTCAGTCGCCAACGGTGATAGAAGGTCACAGTGGCCCTCGCTACGTAGAAGATGCTAACAGCCTCGAGAAGCTGATTAAGGCAACCTCGGAGTTTTTTGGTGATGACAATACCGAGGGCAGTACTGTTTGGACGATGCCGAAAGAGAAAGTAGGTGAACTCATGGTATTTCGAGTGTTTGATAAGGTCAGTTATGCCTTAGTGACGAAAACGTCTGAGCCACTTCGAATTGGCGATTTTGTTGAGGCTTTGCCAAACTAG
- the aroE gene encoding shikimate dehydrogenase, whose amino-acid sequence MDKYAVLGNPIKHSKSPMIHTLFAQQLGDALTYEPILAPIEAFEKTLRAFFVNGGRGANVTLPFKEEAYQCVDVLTERAKLAGAVNTIKQLSDGSLLGDNTDGAGLVADLRRHGVKLKNSSILLLGAGGAARGAVFPLLKEGISTLHIANRTAHKADNLASHFRTYGSVTSSGLTDIPDVHYDVIINASSSSVTGDALPIDARFIEHASCAYDMFYQNELTSFLSRARECNDQVQCIDGLGMLVGQAAEAYLLWREKLPEVELVLNRMKLEMK is encoded by the coding sequence ATGGATAAGTACGCGGTATTAGGCAACCCGATAAAACACTCAAAGTCACCGATGATCCATACGTTGTTCGCGCAACAATTAGGTGATGCACTTACTTACGAGCCAATCCTAGCACCGATAGAGGCTTTTGAGAAAACGCTTCGTGCATTTTTCGTCAATGGTGGTCGAGGCGCAAATGTTACTTTACCTTTTAAAGAAGAGGCATATCAATGTGTCGATGTCTTAACCGAGCGAGCGAAGCTGGCTGGTGCTGTCAATACGATAAAGCAACTTAGTGATGGTAGCCTCCTTGGAGATAATACCGATGGTGCGGGACTCGTTGCGGATCTGCGCCGTCATGGTGTGAAATTGAAAAACAGCTCTATTCTATTACTGGGAGCCGGTGGTGCTGCTCGAGGAGCAGTATTCCCATTGCTTAAAGAAGGAATATCGACGTTACATATTGCTAATCGCACGGCACATAAAGCGGATAACTTAGCTTCCCATTTTCGTACTTATGGCTCTGTTACAAGTAGCGGTCTTACTGATATTCCAGATGTGCATTATGATGTGATCATCAATGCCTCATCCTCTTCTGTGACAGGAGATGCACTGCCTATTGATGCCCGATTTATTGAACATGCATCGTGTGCCTACGATATGTTTTACCAAAATGAGCTAACCTCGTTTCTTTCGCGTGCTCGGGAGTGTAATGATCAAGTACAATGCATAGACGGACTTGGCATGTTAGTGGGGCAAGCTGCGGAAGCTTACTTGCTGTGGCGCGAAAAGCTACCCGAAGTTGAACTTGTATTAAATCGTATGAAATTGGAGATGAAATGA
- the dprA gene encoding DNA-processing protein DprA, with protein sequence MNKFSLQDYLTLLLCPGLGPKTLSKWLAAHVHSIESRQDLDHTLLNESHQAYFAAPPYALIKRYMADIEAKQIQWIGLFDEAYPTRLKEISAPPLVLFYFGDVSLLQAPQLAIVGTRNPTVSGKETAYEFAFRCAEAGLTITSGLALGIDTSAHQGALAAKGKTVAVLGTGVDVIYPKRNQSLYRDIIGAGLVVSEFLPGTVPKPEHFPRRNRIVSGLSLGTLVVEAEIKSGSLITARYALEQNREVFAVPGSIRNSMAQGCHYLIKQGAKLCENAEDILSEFALFYENKLYINVEPTKKMVEACPVLNCLGYEATSIDALQLRTQWPIEELTARLLDLELEDKVAKVAEGYMKVARGRDV encoded by the coding sequence TTGAATAAATTTTCGTTACAGGACTACCTCACATTATTGCTTTGTCCAGGTCTTGGGCCAAAAACGTTGTCAAAGTGGCTTGCAGCTCATGTTCATTCTATCGAATCACGGCAAGATCTTGATCACACGTTACTCAATGAGTCTCACCAAGCTTATTTTGCGGCGCCTCCCTATGCACTTATTAAACGTTACATGGCTGACATCGAAGCCAAGCAAATACAATGGATAGGTCTGTTTGATGAGGCGTATCCGACCCGATTAAAAGAAATCAGTGCGCCGCCATTAGTCTTGTTTTACTTTGGTGATGTCTCACTGTTGCAGGCACCACAACTGGCTATTGTCGGGACTCGTAACCCTACTGTTAGTGGTAAAGAGACCGCTTATGAGTTTGCCTTTCGCTGTGCTGAAGCCGGACTGACTATCACGTCAGGTTTGGCTTTGGGTATCGATACTTCCGCACATCAGGGAGCATTAGCTGCAAAGGGCAAAACCGTGGCAGTGCTTGGGACTGGTGTCGACGTAATCTACCCAAAGCGAAATCAATCACTTTACCGTGACATCATCGGTGCTGGGCTGGTGGTCAGTGAGTTTTTACCAGGAACCGTGCCTAAACCTGAACATTTTCCGCGCCGAAATCGTATTGTTTCAGGCTTGTCACTTGGAACATTGGTCGTGGAGGCAGAAATTAAAAGTGGTTCGCTCATCACGGCGCGTTATGCATTGGAACAAAACCGAGAAGTCTTTGCTGTGCCTGGGTCGATACGAAACAGTATGGCCCAAGGCTGCCACTATTTGATAAAGCAAGGCGCAAAATTGTGTGAAAATGCCGAGGATATTCTTTCAGAATTCGCCCTTTTTTATGAAAACAAGCTATATATAAATGTAGAGCCGACTAAAAAAATGGTGGAGGCGTGCCCCGTATTAAACTGTCTTGGTTATGAAGCAACATCTATTGATGCTTTACAGCTAAGAACCCAATGGCCAATTGAAGAGCTCACCGCTCGATTATTGGACTTAGAACTTGAAGATAAAGTAGCTAAGGTTGCCGAAGGCTATATGAAAGTCGCTAGGGGTAGAGATGTTTGA
- a CDS encoding methyl-accepting chemotaxis protein, whose protein sequence is MRVKSIQHKIYALLALTGVLVLIASILSNSRQQQSLAQETVESSIRLLADNYFDSINTMMLTGTMANREILSNKLRAHPNIRDAHIIRGAQVIKLFGPGNSNQKAISDAEQEALNGREQLVIENRKNERVMTYLKPMIAKQDYKGTNCLGCHAATEGQVLGVVRISYSLDDIDTTVKQNTWLSSGLLSGIFLTTFVILGILFRKIFIVRLKTLGRTMRLATQHQDLSLRIDDNVDDELGRLADNFNKMMTGFTESIANVSSSSHILIGSAEKIYNSADETERAILEQKQGTDSVAAAINELESSSAEVKNTTHFASEKSDSSNHLAEESMAVAHRTEQSINQLAQDVRTAATQVSQLQAQTLEVGKVLEVISSIAEQTNLLALNAAIEAARAGEAGRGFAVVADEVRTLATRTHDSTDEIKRTIDKLQSEAAQTVKAMNASCEEADERAMQVKQVAQALKDISNQMHEINDLNVQIADATEQQNLAAEEINRSVVAIRDNAERSLLDAHGSKQISEELLQLARDLDDQVRRFKLH, encoded by the coding sequence ATGCGCGTGAAATCAATCCAACACAAAATTTATGCTTTACTGGCGTTGACGGGTGTCCTCGTCTTAATTGCATCTATTTTGTCGAATTCCAGACAACAACAATCGCTTGCACAGGAAACTGTCGAATCAAGCATTCGCCTGCTGGCGGACAACTACTTTGATTCAATCAACACCATGATGCTCACCGGTACAATGGCTAACCGAGAGATATTAAGTAATAAGTTACGAGCCCACCCAAACATTCGCGATGCTCACATTATTCGAGGCGCGCAAGTGATCAAACTTTTTGGGCCCGGCAATAGCAACCAGAAAGCCATTAGTGACGCCGAACAAGAAGCCTTGAATGGCCGTGAACAATTGGTCATCGAAAATCGTAAAAATGAACGTGTAATGACCTACCTGAAGCCGATGATTGCAAAGCAAGATTACAAAGGCACGAATTGTTTAGGTTGCCACGCTGCCACCGAAGGCCAAGTCTTGGGGGTCGTTCGGATCAGCTATTCACTTGATGACATCGACACAACCGTTAAGCAAAATACGTGGCTAAGTAGTGGATTGTTATCGGGCATATTCCTCACCACGTTTGTAATTCTTGGCATCCTATTTCGGAAAATCTTTATTGTGCGTCTGAAGACACTTGGTCGCACAATGCGTCTTGCAACCCAACACCAAGACCTTAGTTTACGTATCGATGACAATGTTGATGACGAATTAGGCCGTCTCGCAGACAACTTCAACAAAATGATGACCGGTTTTACGGAGAGTATCGCGAACGTATCTTCGTCTTCCCACATACTCATCGGTAGTGCAGAAAAAATCTATAACTCTGCCGATGAGACTGAACGCGCTATTTTAGAACAAAAGCAAGGCACCGACTCAGTTGCTGCGGCAATCAACGAGCTCGAAAGCTCATCCGCTGAAGTGAAAAATACCACGCATTTTGCGTCTGAGAAATCAGACAGTAGTAACCACTTAGCAGAAGAAAGCATGGCTGTTGCACACCGAACCGAGCAAAGCATCAATCAGCTAGCACAAGATGTCCGCACCGCAGCGACTCAAGTGAGCCAACTACAAGCACAAACACTTGAAGTTGGTAAGGTGCTGGAAGTGATCAGTAGTATTGCAGAGCAAACGAACTTGCTTGCCTTAAATGCCGCGATTGAAGCCGCTCGCGCTGGCGAAGCAGGACGAGGTTTTGCGGTGGTCGCAGATGAAGTGAGAACACTCGCAACTCGAACCCATGACTCTACCGATGAAATTAAACGCACAATTGACAAGTTGCAGTCAGAAGCGGCTCAAACGGTTAAAGCAATGAATGCCTCTTGTGAAGAAGCGGACGAACGCGCGATGCAAGTCAAACAAGTTGCGCAAGCTCTGAAAGACATTTCAAACCAAATGCATGAGATCAATGATTTGAACGTGCAAATAGCGGATGCTACAGAACAACAAAATTTGGCAGCTGAAGAAATCAACCGAAGTGTCGTGGCCATCAGAGACAATGCCGAACGCTCACTATTGGATGCACACGGCAGTAAACAGATAAGTGAAGAGTTGCTGCAGCTTGCAAGAGATCTAGACGATCAGGTACGTCGATTCAAACTACACTAA